A region from the Gemmatimonadota bacterium genome encodes:
- a CDS encoding PHP domain-containing protein yields the protein MHSTASDGSQTPSEVVRAALAAGVSAIALTDHDTVAGLPEAVSAATGTGLRVIAGVELSAYQGDDEVHLLGLHLDDLDRMHHELEAFRVARVERGQAMVRRLNEIGVKITFADVLQVAGDAAIGRPHVARAMVENGWARDLRDAFDRYLGAGRPAFLEKRRLTLKDAIAMVHAHGGLAILAHPGAGCNKARLAALQLHGLDGAEVLHPSHSAEDRRRLLEGVQSLGMLPSGGSDSHGATEGPRVIGAMRVPGAWLDSQDEAVRQRRTAAV from the coding sequence ATGCATTCCACGGCATCGGACGGCAGCCAAACGCCGTCCGAGGTGGTCCGTGCCGCCCTGGCGGCGGGCGTGTCGGCCATCGCTCTCACGGACCATGACACGGTCGCTGGGTTGCCGGAGGCCGTGTCTGCCGCGACAGGGACCGGGTTGCGCGTCATCGCCGGCGTGGAGCTGAGCGCCTACCAGGGTGACGACGAGGTGCACCTGCTCGGGTTGCACCTGGACGACCTCGACCGGATGCACCACGAGCTGGAGGCGTTCCGTGTCGCCCGTGTCGAGCGCGGTCAGGCGATGGTGCGCCGCCTCAACGAGATCGGGGTGAAGATCACCTTCGCCGATGTCCTGCAGGTCGCGGGGGACGCCGCCATCGGCCGCCCGCATGTGGCGCGGGCCATGGTCGAGAACGGGTGGGCGCGAGACCTGCGCGACGCCTTTGATCGCTATCTCGGCGCCGGGCGACCGGCGTTCCTGGAGAAGCGGCGCCTGACGCTGAAGGATGCTATTGCGATGGTGCATGCGCATGGCGGCCTCGCGATCCTGGCGCACCCGGGGGCCGGTTGTAACAAGGCTCGCCTCGCGGCGCTCCAGCTGCATGGCCTGGACGGGGCCGAGGTCCTGCACCCGAGCCACAGCGCCGAAGATCGCCGTCGCCTGTTGGAAGGGGTGCAGTCGTTAGGCATGCTGCCGAGTGGCGGCTCCGATTCGCATGGGGCCACGGAAGGGCCGCGCGTCATCGGGGCGATGCGGGTCCCCGGCGCGTGGCTCGATTCCCAGGATGAGGCGGTGCGCCAGCGCCGCACGGCGGCTGTCTAG
- a CDS encoding alpha-ketoacid dehydrogenase subunit beta: MSEITYLEAIRQALFDEMTRDESVFCIGEDIGAFGGAFKVTEGLAAKFGDARVIDSPISEIGIVGAAAGAAHMGMRPVVEMQFIDFIANAYDILTNYVATARYRAFLPCPMVVRGPSGGYVRGGPFHSQNPEAGFIHTPGLKVVYPATVADAYGLMKSAIRDEDCVLFFEHKYLYRRIKGELPTGDGAVPIGKARVAREGKDLSIITYAATVWKALEAAEQLEQEDGMSVEVLDLRSLAPLDDEAIQATVRKTNRVLILHEDTRTGGIAGEITARISESSFAWLDAPIMRVTAHDIPLPYAPQLEDFVLPQTSDVVRAARWVAAY, encoded by the coding sequence ATGAGCGAGATCACCTACCTCGAGGCGATTCGCCAGGCCCTGTTCGATGAGATGACGCGCGATGAGAGCGTCTTCTGCATCGGCGAGGATATCGGCGCGTTCGGTGGGGCGTTCAAGGTCACCGAGGGGCTGGCCGCGAAGTTCGGCGACGCACGCGTGATCGACTCGCCCATCTCGGAAATCGGCATCGTGGGAGCCGCCGCTGGCGCGGCCCATATGGGGATGCGCCCGGTGGTGGAGATGCAGTTCATCGACTTCATCGCCAACGCGTACGACATCCTCACCAACTACGTCGCGACTGCCCGCTATCGCGCGTTCCTCCCGTGCCCCATGGTCGTGCGGGGGCCGAGCGGCGGCTATGTGCGCGGCGGGCCATTCCACTCCCAGAACCCCGAGGCGGGGTTCATCCACACCCCGGGGCTGAAGGTGGTGTACCCGGCGACCGTGGCGGACGCCTATGGCCTGATGAAGTCGGCGATCCGGGACGAGGACTGCGTGCTGTTCTTCGAGCACAAGTACCTCTACCGCCGGATCAAGGGAGAGCTGCCGACCGGGGACGGCGCCGTGCCGATCGGCAAGGCGCGAGTGGCGCGCGAAGGGAAGGATCTCTCGATCATCACCTACGCGGCGACAGTCTGGAAGGCACTGGAAGCGGCGGAACAATTGGAGCAGGAGGACGGCATGTCGGTCGAGGTGCTCGACCTGCGGTCCCTCGCCCCGCTCGACGACGAGGCCATTCAGGCAACCGTCCGCAAGACCAACCGGGTGCTCATCCTCCATGAGGACACCCGGACAGGCGGCATTGCTGGCGAGATCACCGCGCGCATCTCTGAATCGTCCTTTGCCTGGCTGGACGCGCCGATCATGCGGGTGACCGCGCACGACATCCCCCTACCGTATGCCCCGCAGCTCGAGGACTTCGTGCTGCCGCAAACGAGCGATGTCGTGCGCGCCGCCCGGTGGGTCGCGGCGTACTGA
- a CDS encoding 2-oxo acid dehydrogenase subunit E2 gives MPQMGESIAEGTMSRWLKKVGDAVKRDEPLFEISTDKVDAEIPSPSAGTLAEILVIEGQTVPVQTVVARLETDASVAVSPTAAAPAPVAAVAAPVVPASPAQAAPSVPVPTQPAAAPGSFEDRIRSKSSPLVRKMAAEHGVELSSLSGSGVAGRVTRKDLVGFLESGAARPATPSVVAPMPMASSYAPGGFGFDPPAVEPWPGDVVEPMSKIRRLTAGHMVYSKHTSAHVTSFFEVDLTRVSRVRAALRADFEKQHGEKLTYLPFITQAVVQGLQKFPVLNAAIRGQDIVFRKSYNIGIAVAMDWGLIVPVVKRADTLNLVGLTKGINDLATRARSKRLKPEDVQDATFTITNPGVFGSVMGTPIIPQPTVAILCVGTIEKRPKVRTGPDGEDTIAIRTCTYLSISFDHRIVDGADADQFMAFVKQTLETWPEAGR, from the coding sequence ATGCCCCAGATGGGTGAGTCGATCGCGGAAGGGACGATGTCGCGATGGCTCAAGAAGGTCGGCGACGCCGTCAAGCGCGACGAACCCCTGTTCGAGATATCGACGGACAAGGTCGACGCGGAGATCCCGTCACCTTCCGCAGGGACCTTGGCCGAAATCCTGGTCATCGAGGGCCAGACGGTTCCGGTGCAAACGGTGGTCGCGCGCCTGGAGACCGACGCGAGTGTCGCCGTCTCTCCGACGGCGGCCGCCCCCGCTCCCGTCGCCGCGGTCGCTGCCCCGGTCGTTCCCGCCTCTCCTGCGCAGGCGGCGCCGAGCGTGCCGGTCCCCACCCAGCCCGCCGCAGCACCCGGGTCGTTCGAGGACCGCATCCGGTCCAAGTCCTCACCGCTCGTGCGCAAGATGGCCGCTGAACACGGCGTGGAATTGTCGTCGTTGAGCGGGAGTGGCGTTGCGGGACGCGTTACGCGAAAGGACCTCGTTGGCTTCCTGGAATCGGGCGCGGCGCGTCCGGCCACCCCGTCCGTGGTCGCCCCGATGCCCATGGCGTCGTCCTATGCGCCGGGTGGCTTCGGTTTCGACCCGCCGGCCGTCGAGCCGTGGCCGGGGGACGTGGTCGAGCCCATGTCGAAGATCCGGCGGTTGACGGCCGGGCACATGGTGTACTCGAAGCACACCTCCGCGCATGTCACCTCGTTCTTCGAGGTGGACCTGACGCGTGTGTCCCGCGTGCGCGCGGCGCTCCGCGCGGACTTCGAGAAGCAGCACGGCGAGAAGCTCACCTACCTGCCGTTCATCACACAGGCGGTGGTGCAGGGGTTGCAGAAATTCCCGGTGCTCAACGCCGCGATCCGCGGCCAGGATATCGTATTCCGCAAGTCGTACAACATCGGGATTGCTGTTGCGATGGACTGGGGACTCATCGTCCCGGTCGTCAAGCGGGCGGACACGCTGAACCTCGTGGGGCTCACCAAGGGGATCAACGACCTGGCCACCCGCGCGCGATCCAAGCGCCTCAAGCCGGAGGACGTGCAGGACGCGACCTTCACCATCACCAACCCGGGGGTCTTCGGGTCGGTCATGGGCACACCGATCATCCCGCAGCCGACCGTGGCCATCCTGTGCGTTGGCACGATCGAGAAGCGTCCCAAGGTGCGCACTGGGCCCGATGGTGAGGACACGATTGCCATTCGAACCTGTACCTACCTGTCGATCTCGTTCGATCACCGGATCGTGGACGGTGCCGACGCCGACCAGTTCATGGCGTTCGTCAAGCAGACGCTGGAAACCTGGCCAGAGGCTGGGCGGTGA
- a CDS encoding CDP-alcohol phosphatidyltransferase family protein has translation MVTFWEAIKRGYLRVIAPVADWMVERRVSPNTITTIGTLWAMTAGVIYATGHISIAGWTLGLTAICDVLDGTVARRTGRSTVFGAFYDSTLDRVADGAVLGGLVIFFARNDVHHSVPSWTSTPMVGVLLMGIIGTFLTSYTRARAESLGIDAKVGMLQRPERVTLLSAPQAFFGLALDGWVLIGICVLLSVTAWITAIQRIAFVYRVTSQLPEGVAESSASTVTPSPVAAVSATLPR, from the coding sequence ATGGTCACATTCTGGGAAGCCATTAAGCGCGGTTACCTGCGCGTAATTGCCCCGGTCGCCGACTGGATGGTGGAACGACGCGTCAGCCCGAACACCATCACCACGATCGGCACGTTGTGGGCGATGACGGCAGGCGTGATCTACGCCACCGGGCACATCTCCATTGCCGGATGGACCCTCGGCCTCACGGCCATTTGCGACGTCCTGGATGGGACGGTCGCGCGACGAACCGGGCGCTCGACCGTGTTTGGGGCGTTCTACGATTCGACCCTCGACCGGGTGGCCGACGGTGCGGTGCTGGGTGGCCTGGTGATCTTCTTCGCGCGGAACGATGTCCACCATTCCGTCCCGTCGTGGACGTCCACGCCCATGGTGGGTGTGCTGCTGATGGGGATCATCGGGACGTTCCTGACGTCCTACACACGGGCCCGGGCGGAGAGCCTCGGGATCGACGCCAAGGTGGGAATGCTGCAGCGTCCGGAACGTGTCACGCTGTTATCCGCACCCCAGGCGTTCTTCGGGCTCGCGTTGGACGGATGGGTCCTGATCGGGATTTGCGTGCTGCTCTCCGTGACGGCATGGATCACGGCGATCCAACGCATTGCGTTTGTGTATCGCGTGACCAGCCAGCTGCCCGAAGGGGTCGCGGAATCTTCGGCGTCCACCGTGACGCCTTCTCCTGTCGCCGCCGTGTCGGCGACTCTCCCTCGTTAG
- a CDS encoding inositol-3-phosphate synthase has product MQGSSSTPRVSIQPATGKLGILTPGLGAVATTFIAGVESVRRGLSAPIGSLTQMATIRLGKRTEGRAPLIKDFVPLYDLKNVVFGAWDPIADDAYTAAKKAGVLEDKDLAPMADFLKGIVPMKAVFDSKYVTRLTNTTNVKTGPTKRDLAEQLRQDIRDFKAKHQCDRLVAVWCASTETFIKPGPQHATIASFEAAMAANDDEIAPSMLYAWACIMEGVPYCNGAPNLAVDTPALIQLANERGVPISGKDFKTGQTWMKTVIAPGLKARMLGLAGWYSTNILGNRDGEVLDDPASFKTKEESKLSVLHTILQPEVYPQLYKDFSHVVRINYYPPRGDNKEGWDNIDIVGWMGYPMQIKVNFLCRDSILAAPIVLDLALFSDFAMRAGMKGIQEWLSFYYKSPMAAPGLQPEHDLFIQQTKLKNTLRHLMGEDQITHLGLEYYAS; this is encoded by the coding sequence GTGCAGGGTTCATCCTCAACACCTCGCGTCTCCATCCAGCCGGCCACCGGCAAGCTCGGGATCCTTACCCCGGGGCTCGGTGCCGTCGCCACCACGTTCATCGCCGGCGTGGAAAGTGTGCGCCGGGGGTTGTCCGCGCCGATTGGCTCGCTCACGCAGATGGCGACGATTCGGTTGGGCAAGCGGACCGAGGGTCGGGCACCCCTGATCAAGGACTTTGTCCCGCTGTATGACCTGAAGAACGTGGTGTTCGGCGCCTGGGACCCGATTGCCGACGACGCCTACACGGCGGCAAAGAAAGCCGGCGTGCTCGAAGACAAGGACCTGGCGCCGATGGCCGACTTCCTCAAGGGGATCGTGCCGATGAAGGCGGTCTTCGATTCGAAGTACGTCACGCGCCTCACGAACACCACCAACGTCAAGACGGGGCCGACGAAGCGCGATCTGGCCGAGCAGCTGCGCCAGGACATCCGGGACTTCAAGGCGAAGCATCAGTGCGATCGCCTCGTGGCGGTGTGGTGTGCCTCGACCGAGACCTTCATCAAGCCGGGACCGCAGCACGCCACGATCGCGTCCTTCGAGGCGGCGATGGCGGCAAACGATGACGAGATCGCCCCGTCGATGCTCTACGCCTGGGCGTGCATCATGGAAGGGGTCCCGTACTGCAACGGCGCTCCCAACCTTGCGGTGGATACGCCGGCGCTCATTCAGTTGGCCAATGAACGCGGGGTGCCGATTTCGGGGAAGGACTTCAAGACCGGTCAGACCTGGATGAAGACGGTGATCGCCCCGGGGCTCAAGGCGCGCATGCTGGGACTCGCCGGCTGGTATTCGACGAACATCCTCGGCAATCGCGACGGCGAAGTGCTGGATGACCCAGCGTCATTCAAGACCAAGGAGGAGTCCAAGCTCTCCGTGCTGCACACGATCCTGCAGCCCGAGGTCTATCCCCAGCTGTACAAGGACTTCTCGCACGTCGTCCGCATCAACTATTACCCGCCGCGTGGGGACAACAAGGAAGGCTGGGACAACATCGACATCGTGGGGTGGATGGGTTACCCCATGCAGATCAAGGTGAACTTCCTCTGCCGCGACTCGATCCTCGCCGCGCCGATTGTGCTGGACCTCGCCCTCTTCTCCGATTTCGCCATGCGGGCGGGAATGAAGGGGATCCAGGAATGGCTGTCATTCTATTACAAGAGCCCGATGGCCGCCCCCGGGCTGCAGCCGGAACACGACCTGTTCATCCAGCAGACGAAACTCAAGAACACCCTCCGCCACTTGATGGGCGAGGACCAGATCACCCACCTTGGCCTGGAGTACTACGCGTCATGA
- a CDS encoding thiamine pyrophosphate-dependent dehydrogenase E1 component subunit alpha: MGSRRQAADGGRQDPGAVDRRIRNKAASTRPSALLSREQKLELYYWMRLTRTLEERLVALYRQTKVVGGLFRSLGQEADAVGSCFALERRDIMSPLIRNMGAMLVKGATPLEILRQYMARGDSPTGGRELNIHFGDLDRGFIGQISPLGDMVPVMAGVTLSFKMRGQDRVGLVYVGDGATSTGAFHEGINLAAVQRCPLVVVVESNQYAYSTPTWKQTAAKQMVDKAAGYGVQGLQADGNDVLAVYDVTRAAVDHARAGGGVTLVELITYRRKGHAEHDNQSYVPEGEIEQWAATNDPIDRYHGVLLKELGFTAPELDAVDARVRNEVDAATEIAEQSPFPEPHDALRGVYADPPAETPLWFREGTRAAVERNERAEGWGTWDAKSGGKGV, from the coding sequence ATGGGCAGTAGACGGCAGGCGGCAGACGGCGGACGGCAGGACCCCGGGGCGGTGGATCGGCGCATTCGCAACAAGGCTGCCTCGACGCGGCCGTCGGCTCTCTTGTCGCGCGAACAGAAGCTGGAGCTGTATTACTGGATGCGCCTGACGCGCACCCTCGAAGAACGGCTCGTGGCGCTGTATCGCCAGACCAAGGTCGTCGGCGGGCTGTTCCGGTCGCTGGGCCAGGAAGCCGACGCCGTCGGCTCGTGCTTTGCCCTCGAGCGACGAGACATCATGTCGCCGCTCATTCGCAACATGGGCGCGATGCTCGTGAAAGGCGCCACCCCGCTCGAGATCCTGCGCCAATACATGGCCCGCGGCGACTCGCCCACCGGCGGCCGGGAACTGAACATCCACTTCGGGGACCTGGACCGTGGCTTTATCGGGCAGATCTCCCCGTTAGGCGACATGGTCCCCGTGATGGCCGGCGTGACCCTGTCGTTCAAGATGCGCGGGCAGGATCGCGTCGGCCTCGTCTACGTGGGGGATGGCGCCACGTCCACCGGCGCCTTTCACGAGGGCATCAACCTCGCGGCCGTCCAACGCTGTCCGCTGGTCGTCGTCGTCGAAAGCAACCAGTACGCCTACTCGACGCCGACCTGGAAGCAGACGGCGGCGAAGCAGATGGTGGACAAGGCCGCGGGATACGGCGTGCAGGGGCTGCAGGCCGATGGCAACGACGTCCTCGCGGTGTACGACGTTACTCGCGCGGCGGTGGACCACGCGCGCGCTGGCGGCGGCGTCACGCTGGTCGAGCTCATCACCTACCGACGGAAAGGCCACGCCGAACACGACAACCAGTCCTACGTGCCTGAGGGTGAAATCGAGCAGTGGGCGGCGACCAATGACCCGATCGACCGCTACCACGGCGTCTTGCTCAAGGAGCTGGGGTTCACGGCGCCAGAACTCGATGCGGTGGACGCCCGCGTCCGCAACGAAGTCGACGCGGCCACCGAGATCGCGGAGCAGTCGCCGTTCCCGGAACCCCACGATGCGCTCCGTGGCGTCTACGCGGATCCCCCAGCCGAGACCCCGCTCTGGTTCCGGGAGGGTACCCGGGCCGCCGTGGAGCGGAATGAACGCGCCGAAGGATGGGGAACCTGGGATGCAAAGTCGGGGGGGAAGGGCGTATGA
- the trxB gene encoding thioredoxin-disulfide reductase, with protein sequence MAQHEVDIVVVGAGPAGMTAGLYAGRSMLNTVVLERGAPGGELLNTEMIEDYPGFEHVEGWDLAQKFAAHAAKFGAVIQTANVDRVQRLADGTFETRADNGDTWHSPTVIVTAGGTPIKLGIPGEAEYAGKGVSYCAVCDGAFFKGHVIAVVGGGDAACEEADYLTRFGSKVYLIHRRGEFRASKIVQQRVFANPKIEVIFDTVVEEIHADEKGLVDHLSLRHVKTGTSSTLAATGIFVFIGFKPNTGIIADHVDHDASGYLVTDWNMQTSIPGLFAAGDVRVQLTRQVTTAVGDATTAAVAAEKYLTALRKDRAEHA encoded by the coding sequence ATGGCTCAGCACGAAGTGGACATTGTGGTTGTCGGCGCCGGCCCAGCCGGCATGACGGCCGGACTCTATGCCGGCCGGTCCATGCTTAACACGGTCGTCCTGGAGCGCGGGGCGCCCGGGGGCGAGTTGCTCAACACGGAGATGATCGAGGACTACCCCGGATTTGAGCACGTCGAGGGATGGGATCTCGCGCAGAAGTTCGCCGCGCATGCCGCGAAGTTTGGTGCGGTGATCCAGACGGCGAATGTGGATCGTGTCCAACGGCTTGCGGATGGGACCTTCGAGACCCGGGCCGACAACGGAGACACCTGGCACTCCCCGACGGTGATCGTCACCGCTGGTGGCACCCCCATCAAGCTCGGGATTCCCGGGGAAGCGGAGTACGCGGGGAAGGGGGTGTCGTATTGTGCCGTCTGTGACGGGGCGTTCTTCAAGGGCCATGTCATCGCCGTGGTCGGTGGGGGCGACGCGGCCTGCGAGGAGGCCGACTACCTCACGCGGTTTGGCAGCAAGGTGTACCTCATCCATCGGCGCGGGGAGTTCCGCGCCTCGAAGATCGTTCAGCAGCGCGTCTTTGCGAACCCGAAAATCGAGGTGATCTTCGATACGGTCGTCGAGGAAATCCACGCAGACGAGAAGGGCCTGGTTGACCACCTGTCCCTCCGGCACGTGAAGACCGGGACTAGCTCAACACTGGCGGCGACCGGCATCTTCGTCTTCATCGGCTTCAAGCCGAATACCGGGATCATCGCCGATCACGTGGACCATGACGCGTCGGGCTATCTGGTCACCGACTGGAACATGCAAACGTCGATTCCGGGCCTCTTCGCCGCTGGCGACGTCCGGGTCCAGTTGACGCGACAGGTCACCACCGCCGTGGGAGACGCGACCACGGCCGCCGTCGCGGCGGAGAAATATCTGACGGCCTTGCGGAAGGATCGCGCGGAGCACGCATGA
- a CDS encoding Rrf2 family transcriptional regulator, whose amino-acid sequence MRITTWAEYGVICALHLAKRLEDGPVTGRDLAAREALSADYVEQILIRLRRAGLLASTRGAKGGYSLARSPEAITVREIIAASELATFDLHCVSHPIGDERCSDSQNCSIRPVWMMLQRRIDDALDSVRLSDLLADEPAVRRRVGLPVLQGQVG is encoded by the coding sequence ATGCGTATCACGACGTGGGCCGAATACGGGGTCATTTGTGCCCTGCACCTGGCCAAACGCCTCGAGGATGGCCCCGTGACCGGCCGCGACCTTGCTGCGCGTGAGGCGCTAAGCGCGGACTACGTGGAGCAGATCCTGATCCGGCTCCGGCGCGCTGGGTTGCTGGCCTCCACCCGGGGAGCCAAGGGCGGGTACTCGCTCGCGCGTTCGCCGGAGGCGATTACGGTCCGCGAGATCATCGCCGCGTCAGAGCTCGCCACGTTCGACTTGCATTGCGTGTCCCACCCGATCGGCGATGAGCGCTGCTCGGATTCGCAAAACTGCTCCATTCGGCCGGTGTGGATGATGCTTCAGCGGCGCATCGACGACGCACTCGATAGCGTGCGCCTGTCGGACCTGCTCGCCGATGAGCCGGCCGTCCGGCGGAGGGTTGGCCTGCCGGTCCTGCAGGGCCAGGTGGGCTAG
- a CDS encoding MBL fold metallo-hydrolase, with the protein MKISSVVVGPFQENSYHVLDEATGHAVLIDPGDDPATILHMAERSGGTLQAIWVTHGHLDHVGAIAGVRRAFPQLPIHLHPLDLPLYGVGAIAAAKMYGIPFDPPPAPDHDLGEGGELRCGTLTFTVWHVPGHAPGHVLLAGHGVAFGGDCLFAGSIGRTDLPLSSGEDMQRSLARIATLPPETVVYPGHGPATTIGAELGTNPFLSGLARPIRRS; encoded by the coding sequence ATGAAGATCTCGTCCGTCGTGGTGGGGCCGTTTCAGGAGAATTCCTATCACGTCCTCGACGAGGCAACCGGGCACGCCGTCCTCATCGATCCTGGAGATGATCCGGCGACCATCCTGCACATGGCGGAGCGGAGCGGGGGCACGCTGCAAGCGATTTGGGTGACGCACGGGCACCTCGACCACGTCGGGGCCATTGCCGGGGTGCGCCGCGCCTTTCCGCAGCTCCCGATTCACCTGCATCCCCTCGACCTGCCGCTGTACGGTGTCGGCGCCATCGCGGCGGCAAAAATGTACGGCATCCCGTTTGATCCCCCCCCGGCACCGGACCACGACCTGGGAGAGGGCGGCGAGCTGCGCTGTGGGACGCTGACCTTCACGGTGTGGCATGTCCCCGGACACGCCCCCGGGCACGTGTTGCTCGCCGGGCACGGCGTGGCGTTTGGTGGCGACTGCCTCTTTGCCGGATCGATCGGCCGGACCGACCTTCCGCTGTCCAGCGGTGAGGACATGCAGCGCTCGCTCGCACGCATCGCGACCCTACCGCCGGAGACGGTCGTGTATCCCGGGCATGGGCCTGCTACCACCATCGGGGCGGAGCTGGGTACAAATCCGTTCCTGTCGGGCCTGGCCCGTCCCATTCGCCGATCGTAG
- a CDS encoding SDR family oxidoreductase has translation MRRCASAARRLSSERRPVALVTGGGQRLGAAMSRALASRGYDVAVHCRASCMEADALVTELGGGARRFVADLAEAEAPARLVAAVMAAYGRLDLLVNNAASFERTPFDTLTVEQWDRVFAVNLRAPFFLAVAAARVMGAGASIVNLSDLAGFETWPAYIPHGLAKSGVASMTRALASQLAPRVRVNAIAPGVVLPPVDMDLAEVDRLATSTPLGRHGTPGDVVQAVEYFLDATFVTGQVLFIDGGRHIRR, from the coding sequence ATGAGGCGGTGCGCCAGCGCCGCACGGCGGCTGTCTAGCGAGCGGCGCCCGGTCGCACTGGTGACCGGGGGAGGGCAGCGGCTTGGGGCGGCGATGTCGCGCGCCCTCGCGTCACGCGGGTACGACGTCGCGGTGCATTGTCGGGCGTCGTGCATGGAGGCGGATGCGCTCGTCACGGAACTCGGGGGTGGGGCTCGACGCTTCGTCGCGGACCTCGCCGAGGCGGAGGCTCCGGCGCGGCTCGTCGCCGCCGTCATGGCCGCCTATGGCCGCCTCGACCTCCTGGTGAACAACGCGGCGAGCTTCGAGCGCACCCCCTTCGACACCCTCACGGTCGAGCAGTGGGATCGGGTTTTTGCGGTGAACCTGCGTGCCCCCTTCTTTCTCGCCGTGGCGGCGGCCCGGGTCATGGGTGCGGGGGCCAGCATCGTCAACTTGTCCGACCTGGCCGGCTTCGAGACGTGGCCGGCGTACATCCCCCACGGGCTCGCGAAGTCAGGGGTGGCCTCCATGACCCGCGCTCTCGCGAGCCAGCTGGCCCCCCGCGTTCGCGTGAACGCCATCGCGCCCGGCGTCGTGCTGCCGCCCGTCGACATGGATCTGGCCGAGGTCGATCGCCTCGCGACCTCCACGCCGCTGGGGCGCCACGGGACCCCCGGAGATGTGGTGCAGGCGGTCGAATATTTCCTCGATGCCACCTTCGTCACCGGGCAGGTACTTTTCATCGACGGCGGGCGGCACATCCGCCGCTGA
- the smpB gene encoding SsrA-binding protein SmpB, producing the protein MPSPKPDPGTESIARNRQARHEYEVLDSWEAGIVLTGSEVKALREGKANITDAYGTVRDGEVYLLNMNVSPYSHGGYVTHESTRLRKLLLHKKEIRKLIGGVERQGLTLVPLELYFKGGRAKVRLALAKGKKMHDKRDDARRRDAERDMARAFRRR; encoded by the coding sequence ATGCCGTCCCCCAAGCCCGATCCCGGAACAGAGAGTATTGCGCGGAACCGCCAGGCGCGGCACGAGTACGAGGTGCTCGACTCCTGGGAGGCCGGCATCGTGCTCACCGGCAGTGAGGTCAAGGCGCTGCGCGAAGGCAAAGCCAACATCACGGACGCCTATGGCACGGTCCGGGACGGCGAGGTGTACCTCCTGAACATGAACGTGTCGCCGTATTCGCACGGCGGCTACGTCACGCATGAGAGCACGCGCCTGCGCAAGCTCCTCCTGCACAAGAAGGAAATCCGCAAGCTGATCGGTGGGGTGGAGCGCCAGGGACTGACCCTGGTCCCGCTGGAGCTCTACTTCAAGGGTGGTCGCGCGAAGGTCCGTCTGGCGCTCGCCAAGGGGAAGAAGATGCACGACAAACGCGACGATGCCCGTCGGCGTGACGCCGAGCGCGACATGGCGCGCGCCTTCCGGCGTCGGTGA